One bacterium DNA window includes the following coding sequences:
- the larC gene encoding nickel pincer cofactor biosynthesis protein LarC yields MIAYFDCFSGISGDMILGSLVDAGFSLIELKKELKKLLIPGYRIESKRAPRNGILGTQVKIIVSSSYKAEKVHRKLEDIISLINRSGLGNDIKSKSKEIFSRIAIVEAKIHNKQVEDIHFHEVGAVDSIIDVIGALIGIKYLGIEKVYSSPLNLGTGFVKCSHGILPVPAPATAELIKGIPIYSTGINSELVTPTGAAIITSLAEKFGEMPLMRVEKVGYGIGGKELRIPNMLRVFIGNKIEKLQEDMVSLIETNIDDMNPQFYDYVIEELFNNGAKDVYITPIYMKKNRPSIILSVISPIDKVNELTAIIFKHTTTMGVRVTEMVKREKLVRKIKKVVTKFGNIKVKIGIFGNKVVKILPEYEDCKRIAKTEKISINDVYNEALRVTQNKLWTRDIKK; encoded by the coding sequence ATGATTGCATATTTTGATTGCTTTTCTGGTATAAGTGGAGATATGATATTAGGCTCTTTGGTTGATGCAGGTTTTTCTCTTATAGAATTAAAGAAAGAACTCAAAAAATTACTTATTCCAGGGTATAGGATTGAGTCAAAAAGGGCGCCAAGAAATGGAATTTTGGGGACACAGGTAAAAATAATTGTATCGTCCAGTTACAAGGCTGAGAAAGTTCATCGCAAGTTAGAAGACATAATTTCTCTTATTAATAGGAGTGGATTAGGCAACGATATTAAGAGTAAAAGTAAAGAAATATTCAGTAGAATTGCAATTGTAGAAGCAAAAATCCATAATAAGCAAGTAGAGGACATCCATTTTCATGAGGTAGGGGCAGTGGACTCAATAATAGATGTTATTGGAGCATTGATTGGTATAAAGTACCTTGGCATTGAAAAGGTCTACTCTTCTCCACTGAATCTTGGTACAGGTTTTGTTAAATGCAGTCATGGTATACTTCCAGTACCAGCACCAGCGACTGCAGAGCTTATCAAGGGTATACCTATTTACTCTACTGGTATAAATAGTGAACTTGTCACTCCAACCGGAGCTGCTATTATTACCAGTTTAGCAGAAAAGTTTGGTGAAATGCCACTGATGAGAGTGGAGAAAGTTGGGTATGGGATAGGAGGTAAGGAACTTAGAATACCTAATATGTTGAGAGTTTTTATAGGCAATAAAATAGAGAAATTACAGGAAGATATGGTTAGTCTTATTGAGACCAACATAGATGATATGAATCCGCAGTTTTACGATTATGTGATAGAAGAGCTGTTCAATAATGGGGCAAAAGATGTATATATCACTCCAATCTATATGAAGAAGAATAGACCTAGTATAATACTATCTGTGATTTCGCCTATTGATAAAGTTAATGAACTCACTGCCATTATTTTTAAGCACACAACTACTATGGGAGTGAGAGTTACTGAAATGGTAAAAAGAGAAAAATTAGTAAGAAAGATCAAAAAGGTAGTTACTAAGTTTGGTAATATTAAAGTCAAAATCGGTATCTTTGGTAATAAAGTAGTTAAAATCCTACCAGAGTATGAAGATTGCAAAAGGATTGCTAAAACTGAAAAAATCTCAATCAACGATGTTTATAATGAAGCTTTAAGAGTAACTCAAAATAAACTATGGACCCGAGATATCAAGAAATAG
- the larE gene encoding ATP-dependent sacrificial sulfur transferase LarE: MDPRYQEIETKLLKLKNSIKNMGKLVVAYSGGVDSTFLVKVAKDVLNDNLIAVTAKSMTYPLREFKEARKVAKLLGVRHIAIETDELNLPEFVNNTIERCYYCKKELFTKLKEISTREKILWVADGTNFDDINDFRPGLRVLKELKIMSPLKEAGLTKAEIRMLSKEMNLPTWAKPSFACLASRFPYGEKITRENLQIVASAEDYLIGLGIKQIRVRHHCNLARIEVGSPGDIILFAKSQFREQVIKKLKSLGYTYVTLDLEGYRTGSMNEAL; encoded by the coding sequence ATGGACCCGAGATATCAAGAAATAGAGACTAAACTTTTAAAATTAAAGAACTCAATCAAGAATATGGGTAAGCTTGTAGTAGCCTATTCTGGTGGAGTAGACAGTACTTTTCTTGTCAAGGTTGCAAAAGATGTGTTAAATGATAATCTGATAGCAGTGACTGCTAAATCAATGACATATCCTCTACGTGAATTTAAAGAAGCAAGAAAAGTTGCTAAATTACTGGGAGTGAGACATATTGCAATTGAGACAGATGAATTAAATCTACCCGAGTTTGTGAATAATACTATTGAGAGATGTTACTATTGTAAGAAGGAGCTTTTCACAAAATTAAAGGAGATATCTACAAGAGAAAAAATATTATGGGTTGCAGATGGTACAAATTTTGACGATATAAATGACTTCAGACCCGGTCTGCGTGTACTAAAAGAACTAAAAATTATGAGTCCATTGAAAGAAGCGGGATTAACAAAGGCAGAAATACGTATGCTTTCCAAAGAAATGAACCTTCCAACTTGGGCCAAACCATCATTTGCATGTCTTGCTTCAAGATTTCCTTACGGTGAAAAAATTACTCGAGAGAATCTACAAATTGTAGCCAGTGCAGAGGACTATTTAATTGGGTTAGGTATCAAACAAATTCGTGTAAGACACCACTGCAACTTAGCTCGTATTGAAGTTGGAAGTCCTGGTGATATTATTTTATTCGCTAAATCACAATTCCGTGAACAAGTTATAAAGAAGTTAAAGAGCCTCGGGTACACTTATGTGACGTTGGATTTAGAAGGCTATAGGACGGGTAGTATGAATGAAGCATTATGA